The Streptomyces europaeiscabiei genome window below encodes:
- a CDS encoding NCS2 family permease, with translation MSPQGSLDRYFRITERGSTLSREIRGGLATFFAMAYIIVLNPIILSSAKDMYGHQLDYGQLVTATAVAAAFTTLLMGVIGNVPIALAAGLGVNTVVALQLAPRMSWPDAMGMVVLAGFIVMLLVATGLRERVMNAVPLSLRKGISIGIGLFIMLIGLVDSGFVTRIPDIAKTTVPLQLGASGHLDGWPVLVFVLGALLTLALIVRKVPGAILISIVAMTLLAVVIEAIAKLPAGSWGLTTPKWPGNPVATPDFGLLGEVSLFGGFSKVGVLTGVLFVFTVLLSCFFDAMGTIMGVGDEARLTDADGQLPGINKVLFVDGIAVAAGGASSSSATTCFVESTAGVGEGARTGFANVVTGALFAVALFLTPVATMVPSQAATPALLAVGFLILANSVREIDWTDYTIAIPAFVTMVMMPFTYSITNGIGMGFITFVVLRLAAGRGREVPAAMYVVSAVFVFYYLMPALGLT, from the coding sequence ATGTCCCCGCAGGGTTCCCTCGACCGCTACTTCAGGATCACGGAGCGCGGCAGCACCCTGTCGCGCGAGATCCGGGGCGGTCTGGCCACCTTCTTCGCGATGGCGTACATCATCGTGCTGAACCCGATCATCCTGAGCAGCGCGAAGGACATGTACGGACATCAGCTGGACTACGGCCAGCTGGTCACCGCGACCGCTGTCGCCGCCGCGTTCACCACGCTCCTCATGGGTGTCATCGGCAACGTGCCGATCGCGCTGGCGGCGGGCCTCGGTGTGAACACGGTCGTCGCGCTGCAGCTCGCGCCGCGCATGTCGTGGCCGGATGCGATGGGCATGGTCGTGCTGGCCGGTTTCATCGTGATGCTGCTGGTGGCGACGGGCCTGCGGGAGCGGGTCATGAACGCCGTGCCGCTGAGTCTGCGCAAGGGCATCTCCATCGGTATCGGCCTGTTCATCATGCTGATCGGGCTGGTGGACTCCGGCTTCGTCACCCGTATCCCGGACATCGCGAAGACGACCGTGCCGCTCCAGCTGGGCGCGAGCGGGCACCTCGACGGCTGGCCGGTGCTCGTCTTCGTCCTCGGCGCGCTGCTGACGCTCGCGCTGATCGTGCGCAAGGTGCCGGGCGCGATCCTCATCTCGATCGTCGCGATGACGCTGCTCGCGGTCGTCATCGAGGCCATCGCCAAGCTGCCCGCGGGCTCCTGGGGTCTCACCACCCCGAAGTGGCCCGGCAACCCGGTCGCGACCCCCGACTTCGGGCTGCTCGGCGAGGTCAGTCTGTTCGGCGGCTTCTCGAAGGTCGGTGTGCTGACGGGTGTCCTCTTCGTCTTCACGGTCCTGCTGTCGTGTTTCTTCGACGCGATGGGCACGATCATGGGCGTCGGCGACGAGGCCAGGCTGACCGACGCGGACGGTCAGCTGCCGGGCATCAACAAGGTGCTGTTCGTCGACGGCATCGCGGTCGCGGCCGGTGGTGCCAGCTCCTCGTCCGCCACGACCTGTTTCGTGGAGTCGACGGCCGGTGTGGGTGAGGGGGCGCGCACGGGCTTCGCCAACGTGGTCACCGGCGCTCTGTTCGCGGTCGCGTTGTTCCTGACACCGGTCGCCACGATGGTCCCCTCCCAGGCGGCCACTCCGGCGCTGCTCGCGGTCGGGTTCCTGATCCTCGCGAACTCCGTCCGCGAGATCGACTGGACCGACTACACGATCGCGATCCCGGCCTTCGTGACGATGGTGATGATGCCGTTCACCTACTCGATCACCAACGGCATCGGCATGGGCTTCATCACCTTTGTCGTCCTGCGTCTGGCCGCTGGTCGTGGACGCGAGGTTCCGGCCGCGATGTACGTGGTGTCGGCGGTCTTCGTCTTCTACTACCTGATGCCGGCGCTGGGGCTGACGTGA
- a CDS encoding MFS transporter: protein MFRSLRVRNYRLFFLGQVVSNIGTWMQRIAQDWLVLSLAGSSTAVGVTMALQFLPMLLFGLYGGVLVDRFPKRRLLFLTQTSMAVTGLALAVLTLSGHVQVWHVYVAAFAVGMATVVDNPARQSFVSEMVGPDQLQNAVSLNSANFQSARLVGPAVAGVLITTVGTGWAFLYNGLSFIAPIAGLMLMRTRDLHPVRPAPRAKGQLREGLRYVARRPELLWPIVLVGFIGTFGFNFPVWLSAYADDVFHSDAGSYSLFNTLMAVGSVAGALLAARRGTARLRVLIGGALAFGLLEIVAALAPAYWMFALLMVPIGMFGLTVNVTTNTAIQMNTDPAMRGRVMALYMMVFLGGTPLGAPIAGWATDAYGARAGFVAGGVVSTVAAVVVGLVLVRAGGLRLSVGWNQGHPRVRFVPKDQAEGHEEQAVPVTTAA from the coding sequence ATGTTCCGGTCGTTGCGGGTGCGGAACTACCGGCTGTTCTTCCTCGGCCAGGTGGTGTCGAACATCGGGACCTGGATGCAGCGGATCGCGCAGGACTGGCTGGTGCTGAGCCTGGCGGGGTCGTCCACGGCCGTCGGTGTGACGATGGCGCTGCAGTTCCTGCCGATGCTGCTGTTCGGGTTGTACGGCGGGGTGCTGGTCGACCGGTTCCCGAAGCGGCGGCTGCTGTTCCTGACACAGACGTCGATGGCGGTGACGGGGCTGGCGCTCGCCGTGCTGACGCTCTCCGGGCATGTCCAGGTGTGGCACGTGTACGTCGCCGCCTTCGCCGTGGGCATGGCCACCGTGGTCGACAACCCGGCCCGGCAGTCCTTCGTGTCGGAGATGGTCGGCCCTGACCAGCTGCAGAACGCGGTCAGCCTCAACTCCGCGAACTTCCAGTCGGCCCGTCTGGTCGGCCCCGCCGTCGCCGGTGTGCTGATCACCACCGTCGGCACGGGCTGGGCCTTCCTCTACAACGGCCTCTCCTTCATCGCCCCCATCGCCGGCCTGATGCTGATGCGGACCCGGGACCTGCACCCCGTCCGCCCCGCCCCGCGGGCCAAGGGGCAGCTCCGCGAGGGCCTGCGCTATGTGGCCCGCCGCCCCGAACTGCTCTGGCCCATCGTCCTCGTCGGCTTCATCGGCACCTTCGGCTTCAACTTCCCCGTCTGGCTGTCGGCGTACGCGGACGACGTGTTCCACTCGGACGCCGGCTCGTACAGCCTCTTCAACACCCTCATGGCGGTCGGCTCGGTCGCCGGCGCCCTGCTCGCGGCCCGTCGCGGCACCGCCCGGCTGCGGGTGCTGATCGGGGGCGCGCTCGCCTTCGGGCTGCTGGAGATCGTGGCCGCGCTGGCACCGGCGTACTGGATGTTCGCCCTGCTCATGGTGCCGATAGGGATGTTCGGCCTGACGGTGAACGTCACCACCAACACGGCCATCCAGATGAACACCGACCCCGCGATGCGCGGCCGTGTCATGGCCCTCTACATGATGGTCTTCCTCGGCGGCACCCCGCTGGGCGCGCCGATCGCCGGCTGGGCCACCGACGCGTACGGCGCCCGCGCGGGCTTCGTCGCCGGTGGCGTCGTCTCCACGGTCGCCGCGGTCGTCGTGGGGCTGGTCCTCGTCCGGGCCGGCGGACTGCGGCTGTCGGTGGGGTGGAACCAGGGGCACCCCCGGGTGCGGTTCGTGCCCAAGGACCAGGCCGAGGGGCACGAGGAGCAGGCGGTTCCCGTGACGACCGCGGCCTAG
- a CDS encoding MarR family winged helix-turn-helix transcriptional regulator — protein MPDLNHGDDEAAVNALRSAVMRLSRRLKHQRVDESLSPTEMSVLGTLARCGTATPGELARKEHVQPPSMTRIVALLESKGLVKLEPHPEDRRQKVVTQTERAEAMLEESRRKRNAFLATLVEGLGEDEWEKLRAAAPVLEKLAHL, from the coding sequence ATGCCTGACCTGAACCATGGCGACGACGAGGCCGCTGTGAACGCCCTCCGTTCCGCCGTGATGCGCCTGTCCCGCCGGCTCAAGCACCAGCGGGTCGACGAGTCGCTGAGCCCGACCGAGATGTCGGTCCTCGGCACGCTCGCCCGTTGCGGTACGGCCACCCCCGGTGAGCTGGCCCGCAAGGAGCATGTGCAGCCGCCGTCGATGACCCGGATCGTCGCCCTGCTGGAGAGCAAGGGGCTGGTGAAGCTGGAGCCGCACCCCGAGGACCGGCGGCAGAAGGTGGTCACCCAGACCGAGCGGGCCGAGGCGATGCTGGAGGAGAGCCGCCGCAAACGCAACGCGTTCCTCGCCACCCTCGTGGAGGGCCTCGGCGAGGACGAGTGGGAGAAACTGCGCGCGGCCGCGCCGGTGCTGGAGAAGCTCGCGCATCTCTGA
- a CDS encoding MOSC domain-containing protein yields MTARVTAVSANGTYSFSKPNRTSITLLTGLGVEGDVHAGKTIKHRFRMTYEPDAPNLRQVHLIHEELFDELAVKGFTVAAGQLGENVSTRGVDLLGLPTGALLHLGDEAVVEVTGLRNPCDQINTFQQGLLKEVFELDAVTGDFTFKSGIMGVVRQGGTVRPGDAIDVELPAGPHHPLERV; encoded by the coding sequence ATGACGGCGCGGGTCACGGCGGTGAGCGCGAACGGGACGTACTCCTTCAGCAAGCCGAACCGGACGAGCATCACGCTGCTCACCGGTCTCGGCGTCGAGGGCGACGTCCACGCGGGGAAGACCATCAAGCACCGGTTCCGGATGACGTACGAGCCGGACGCGCCCAATCTGCGGCAGGTGCACCTCATCCACGAGGAACTCTTCGACGAACTGGCCGTGAAGGGCTTCACCGTCGCGGCCGGTCAGCTCGGCGAGAACGTCTCCACGCGCGGGGTCGACCTGCTGGGGCTGCCCACGGGCGCGCTGCTGCACCTCGGTGACGAGGCGGTCGTGGAGGTCACGGGGCTCCGCAACCCGTGCGACCAGATCAACACGTTCCAGCAGGGGCTGCTGAAGGAGGTCTTCGAACTCGACGCCGTGACAGGGGACTTCACCTTCAAGTCCGGGATCATGGGGGTGGTCCGGCAGGGGGGAACGGTCCGTCCCGGCGACGCGATCGACGTCGAGCTTCCGGCGGGGCCGCATCACCCGCTGGAGCGTGTATAG
- a CDS encoding DUF2530 domain-containing protein, which yields MAKWTPKHEAPAPLEGPIVPTIIGGTILWLVLFVVQLPFYGWYEDHGHAWWVWTCLAGGGLGFIGIYYVRRRDAAIRRDAERKAAAEAGAGAGAGAGAGAADVTSVE from the coding sequence ATGGCGAAGTGGACCCCCAAGCACGAGGCACCGGCCCCCCTGGAGGGGCCCATCGTGCCGACCATCATCGGCGGCACGATCCTGTGGCTCGTCCTCTTCGTCGTCCAGCTCCCCTTCTACGGCTGGTACGAGGACCACGGGCACGCCTGGTGGGTGTGGACCTGCCTGGCGGGCGGCGGGCTCGGGTTCATCGGCATCTACTACGTGCGCCGACGGGACGCGGCGATCAGGAGAGACGCGGAGCGCAAGGCCGCCGCCGAGGCCGGAGCCGGGGCCGGGGCCGGGGCCGGGGCCGGAGCCGCCGATGTGACCTCCGTCGAGTAG
- a CDS encoding HAD-IC family P-type ATPase — MTHIDAGTELDPVHSTAAPAATHTGRARGLTAAEVADRVARGEVNDVPVRSSRSTVEIVRANVFTRFNAIIGVLWLVMLFVAPFQDSLFGYVILANTGIGIIQEWRAKKTLDSLAVIGEAKPTVRRDGVAAPVGTSDVVLGDVIEIGPGDKIVVDGECVETDGLEIDESLLTGEADPVVKQPGDQVMSGSFVVAGGGAFTATKVGREAYAAQLAEEASRFTLVHSELRSGISTILKYVTWMMVPTAIGLIISQLIVKENDFKDSVARTVGGIVPMVPEGLVLLTSVAFAIGVIRLGRKQCLVQELPAIEGLARVDTVCLDKTGTLTEGGMDVTELRPLNGVDEAYVRRVLGALGESDPRPNASLQAVIDAYPDSEDWRCTESLPFSSARKYSGASFSEGDGESSTWLLGAPDVLLPEDDPALTETERLNEEGLRVLLLARVTRELDDPEITRDAHPTALVVLEQRLRPDAADTLRYFGEQDVRAKVISGDNAVSVGAVAGKLGLTGEVVDARRLPAERDGMAKALDSGTVFGRVTPQQKRDMVGALQSHGHTVAMTGDGVNDVLALKDADIGVAMGSGSEATRAVAQIVLLNNSFATLPSVVAEGRRVIGNITRVATLFLVKTVYSVLLAALVACWQVEYPFLPRHLTLLSTLTIGVPAFFLALAPNKERAKPHFVRRVMRYAIPGGVLAAVATFATYLIARHHYAGEGALEAETSAATLTLFLISMWVLAIVARPYTWWRLGLVAAMGACFLLVLVVPGLQDFFALRLVGTTMPWIAVAIAAGASAALEFLWRWVDRRFPA, encoded by the coding sequence ATGACGCACATCGACGCGGGTACCGAACTCGATCCTGTGCACTCCACAGCCGCCCCGGCCGCGACACACACGGGGCGGGCGCGTGGTCTGACGGCCGCCGAGGTGGCCGATCGAGTGGCCCGCGGCGAGGTGAACGACGTACCCGTGCGGAGCAGCCGCTCCACGGTGGAAATCGTCCGCGCGAACGTCTTCACCCGGTTCAACGCGATCATCGGCGTGCTCTGGCTGGTCATGCTGTTCGTGGCACCGTTCCAGGACAGCCTCTTCGGCTACGTGATCCTCGCCAACACGGGCATCGGCATCATCCAGGAGTGGCGGGCGAAGAAGACCCTCGACTCCCTCGCGGTCATCGGCGAGGCGAAGCCGACGGTCCGGCGGGACGGGGTCGCCGCACCGGTCGGCACCTCCGACGTCGTCCTCGGGGACGTCATCGAGATCGGCCCCGGCGACAAGATCGTCGTCGACGGCGAGTGCGTCGAGACCGACGGCCTGGAGATCGACGAGTCGCTGCTCACCGGCGAGGCCGACCCGGTCGTCAAACAACCCGGTGACCAGGTGATGTCGGGCAGTTTCGTGGTCGCAGGCGGCGGTGCGTTCACCGCGACGAAGGTGGGCCGGGAGGCGTACGCGGCCCAGCTGGCGGAGGAGGCGAGCCGCTTCACCCTCGTCCACTCCGAGCTGCGTTCCGGCATCTCCACAATCCTCAAGTACGTCACCTGGATGATGGTCCCGACCGCGATCGGCCTGATCATCAGCCAGCTGATCGTCAAGGAGAACGACTTCAAGGACTCCGTGGCCCGCACGGTCGGCGGCATCGTGCCGATGGTCCCCGAGGGCCTCGTCCTGCTCACCTCCGTCGCCTTCGCGATCGGGGTGATCCGCCTCGGCCGCAAGCAGTGCCTGGTTCAGGAGCTGCCGGCCATCGAGGGCCTGGCCCGCGTCGACACCGTCTGCCTCGACAAGACCGGCACCCTCACCGAGGGCGGCATGGACGTCACGGAGCTGCGCCCACTCAACGGCGTCGACGAGGCGTACGTACGAAGGGTCCTCGGCGCACTCGGCGAATCGGACCCCCGCCCGAACGCCTCCCTCCAGGCCGTCATCGACGCCTACCCGGACAGCGAGGACTGGCGCTGCACCGAGTCCCTCCCCTTTTCCTCTGCCCGCAAGTACAGCGGCGCCTCCTTCAGCGAGGGCGACGGCGAGTCCAGCACCTGGCTGCTCGGCGCCCCCGACGTCCTGCTCCCCGAGGACGACCCGGCCCTCACCGAGACCGAACGGCTGAACGAGGAGGGGCTCCGGGTGCTGCTGCTGGCCCGGGTGACCCGGGAGCTGGACGACCCGGAGATCACCCGGGACGCGCACCCCACCGCCCTCGTCGTCCTCGAACAGCGGCTGCGCCCCGACGCCGCCGACACCCTCCGCTACTTCGGGGAGCAGGACGTACGGGCGAAGGTCATCTCCGGCGACAACGCGGTGTCGGTCGGCGCGGTGGCCGGAAAGCTGGGCCTCACCGGCGAGGTCGTCGACGCCCGCAGGCTTCCCGCCGAACGCGACGGCATGGCGAAGGCCCTCGACTCCGGCACGGTCTTCGGCCGGGTCACCCCGCAGCAGAAACGGGACATGGTCGGCGCGCTGCAGTCCCACGGCCACACGGTCGCGATGACGGGCGACGGCGTGAACGACGTGCTGGCCCTCAAGGACGCCGACATCGGTGTGGCGATGGGCTCGGGCTCGGAGGCGACCAGGGCCGTCGCCCAGATCGTCCTCCTCAACAACAGCTTCGCGACCCTGCCGTCGGTGGTCGCGGAGGGCCGCCGGGTCATCGGCAACATCACCCGTGTCGCCACCCTCTTCCTGGTGAAGACGGTCTACTCGGTGCTCCTCGCCGCCCTGGTGGCCTGCTGGCAGGTGGAGTACCCCTTCCTCCCCCGCCACCTGACGCTGCTCTCGACCCTGACGATCGGCGTCCCGGCCTTCTTCCTCGCCCTGGCCCCCAACAAGGAGCGCGCGAAACCCCACTTCGTGCGGCGCGTGATGCGGTACGCGATCCCGGGCGGCGTGCTGGCGGCCGTGGCCACCTTCGCCACCTATCTGATCGCCCGCCATCACTACGCGGGCGAGGGCGCGTTGGAGGCCGAGACCAGCGCGGCGACCCTGACCCTCTTCCTGATCTCCATGTGGGTGCTGGCCATCGTCGCCCGCCCGTACACCTGGTGGCGCCTGGGCCTGGTCGCCGCGATGGGCGCCTGCTTCCTGCTGGTCCTCGTCGTGCCCGGGCTCCAGGACTTCTTCGCCCTGCGCCTGGTGGGTACGACGATGCCGTGGATCGCGGTCGCCATCGCGGCGGGGGCCTCGGCGGCCCTGGAGTTCCTGTGGAGGTGGGTGGACCGCCGCTTCCCGGCGTAG
- a CDS encoding sacsin N-terminal ATP-binding-like domain-containing protein, translating into MSKFVRPAVEGADPFGTARLRRGVLDAWATSPARFREDANAEEDLVLGGYRDRLVVELAQNAADAAARAKVPGRLRLTLRDGVLVAANTGAPLDAGGVESLSTLRASAKRDTPSGHDGTVGRFGVGFAAVLSVTDEPAVVGRHGGIRWSLAEARLLAADTARHSPGLGDEIRRRDGHVPLLRLPFAAEGTAPDTYDTVVILPLRDTAAAGLAERMLHAVDDALLLALPGLEEVVIEIGTGDVRTLRRSVEGAHVVVEDSRDGVTRWRTVAEHGALEATLLADRPVEERLRPHWSVTWAVPTGPDGEPVRPRTSAVVHAPTPSEEALGVPALLIASFPLDTTRRHAAAGPLTDFLVQRAADAYAGLLAAWEPVAEGIIDLVPGPLGKGELDGALRQAILERLPRTAFLPRAVAPEPDDDLPAALRPRDAEVVEGAGAETVQVLADVLPSLLPAGLERRAELRTLGVARLPLGDAIDRLAGLEKEPDWWRRLYDSLAGVDPDRLSGLPVPLADGRTTIGPRQVLLPIPDGPQTAPETLARLGLKVAHPDAAHPLLEKLGALPATPRAVLTTPQVRAAVAASLDDEGGVWDEEDGRPDADELADLVLALVRDAALDPGDEPWLGALALTDEDGELAPAGELVLPGSPFARVIREDELAFVDAELADRWGEQPLAACGVLANFALVRATDVVLDPDELEPRDGDFAEPDDPGLLDAVDVWSEDILDRFPDSPVPPVATEIVAVRDLDLVDEDRWPEALALLARPPLRDALVQPVRILLPDGTHEVVRPYTAWWLRGHPVLDGRRPAGLLAAGGDPLLHGLYDEADATGFDDEQVLRALGVRTSVAALLDEPGGAAELLDRLADPDLPVTSAQLHGLYGALADLDPEQVTLPDDVRAVVDGKVTVVDAADAVVVDSPDLLPFTSGMPLLPVRPSRAAELAELFQVRRLSESVTGGVDSQGTEHDVPEPVRVLLGPATPSSYFEHEELVVDGVELDWRRTRDGVLHASTLEGVAAGLAWAAGQWPRRFEVAALLEDPSRTAELARDRWFD; encoded by the coding sequence GTGAGCAAGTTCGTGCGGCCGGCGGTCGAGGGTGCGGACCCGTTCGGGACGGCTCGGTTGCGGCGGGGCGTGCTCGACGCCTGGGCCACCAGTCCGGCCCGGTTCCGTGAGGACGCCAACGCCGAGGAGGATCTCGTCCTCGGCGGCTACCGGGACCGCCTCGTCGTGGAACTGGCGCAGAACGCCGCCGACGCCGCCGCGCGGGCCAAGGTGCCGGGGCGGCTGCGGCTCACCCTCCGGGACGGCGTCCTCGTCGCCGCCAACACCGGCGCCCCCCTGGACGCGGGCGGCGTCGAGTCGCTGTCCACACTCCGGGCGTCCGCGAAGCGGGACACCCCGAGCGGCCATGACGGCACGGTGGGCCGGTTCGGCGTCGGTTTCGCCGCCGTGCTCTCCGTCACCGACGAGCCCGCCGTCGTCGGCCGGCACGGCGGTATCCGCTGGTCGCTCGCCGAGGCCCGGCTGCTCGCCGCCGACACCGCCCGGCACAGCCCGGGACTGGGCGACGAGATCCGTCGGCGTGACGGGCATGTGCCGCTGCTGCGGCTGCCGTTCGCGGCCGAGGGGACCGCCCCGGACACGTACGACACCGTCGTCATCCTGCCGCTGCGCGACACGGCCGCCGCCGGTCTCGCCGAGCGGATGCTGCACGCGGTCGACGACGCCCTGCTCCTCGCGCTGCCCGGCCTCGAAGAGGTCGTCATCGAGATCGGCACCGGTGACGTACGGACGTTGCGACGGAGCGTGGAGGGGGCGCACGTCGTCGTCGAGGACTCACGGGACGGGGTCACGCGCTGGCGCACCGTCGCCGAGCACGGGGCACTGGAGGCCACGCTGCTCGCCGACCGGCCCGTCGAGGAGCGGCTGCGGCCGCACTGGTCCGTCACCTGGGCCGTGCCGACCGGGCCCGACGGAGAGCCGGTCCGGCCGCGCACCAGCGCCGTCGTGCACGCGCCCACACCCAGCGAGGAGGCCCTCGGCGTACCCGCGCTGCTCATCGCCTCCTTCCCCCTGGACACGACCCGGCGGCACGCCGCGGCCGGGCCGCTCACCGACTTCCTCGTGCAGCGCGCGGCGGACGCGTACGCGGGCCTCCTCGCCGCCTGGGAGCCGGTCGCCGAGGGCATCATCGACCTCGTGCCCGGTCCGCTGGGCAAGGGCGAGCTGGACGGCGCCCTGCGCCAGGCGATCCTCGAACGGCTGCCGCGGACCGCGTTCCTGCCGCGCGCGGTCGCACCCGAGCCCGACGACGACCTGCCCGCCGCCCTCCGCCCCCGTGACGCCGAGGTCGTCGAGGGGGCCGGCGCCGAGACCGTGCAGGTCCTCGCCGACGTACTGCCCAGCCTGCTGCCCGCCGGGCTCGAACGGCGCGCGGAGCTGCGCACGCTGGGTGTCGCGCGCCTTCCGCTGGGCGACGCGATCGACCGGCTCGCGGGCCTGGAGAAGGAGCCCGACTGGTGGCGGCGGCTGTACGACAGCCTCGCCGGGGTGGATCCGGACCGCCTGTCCGGCCTTCCCGTGCCGCTCGCGGACGGGCGGACCACCATCGGGCCCCGCCAGGTGCTCCTGCCGATCCCCGACGGGCCGCAGACAGCCCCCGAGACCCTCGCCCGCCTCGGCCTGAAGGTCGCCCACCCGGACGCCGCGCATCCGCTTCTGGAGAAGCTGGGCGCCCTGCCCGCGACCCCGCGTGCCGTGCTCACCACTCCGCAGGTACGGGCCGCCGTGGCCGCGTCCCTGGACGACGAGGGCGGTGTCTGGGACGAGGAGGACGGACGGCCGGACGCCGACGAACTGGCCGACCTCGTCCTCGCCCTGGTCCGCGACGCGGCCCTCGACCCCGGCGACGAACCCTGGCTCGGCGCCCTCGCCCTGACCGACGAGGACGGCGAACTGGCGCCCGCCGGTGAACTCGTCCTCCCCGGCAGCCCCTTCGCCCGGGTCATCCGCGAGGACGAACTCGCCTTCGTGGACGCCGAGCTGGCCGACCGCTGGGGCGAACAGCCCCTGGCCGCCTGCGGTGTTCTGGCCAACTTCGCCCTCGTACGCGCCACCGACGTCGTCCTCGACCCGGACGAACTGGAGCCGCGCGACGGGGACTTCGCCGAGCCGGACGACCCGGGGCTGCTCGACGCGGTGGACGTGTGGTCCGAGGACATCCTCGACCGGTTCCCGGACAGCCCCGTGCCGCCCGTCGCGACGGAGATCGTGGCCGTGCGGGACCTGGACCTCGTCGACGAGGACCGCTGGCCGGAGGCGCTCGCCCTGCTGGCCCGGCCCCCGCTGCGCGACGCCCTCGTCCAGCCGGTACGCATCCTGCTCCCGGACGGCACGCACGAGGTCGTACGCCCCTACACGGCCTGGTGGCTGCGCGGGCACCCGGTCCTCGACGGCCGCCGCCCGGCGGGCCTCCTCGCGGCCGGCGGTGACCCGCTCCTGCACGGCCTGTACGACGAGGCCGACGCCACCGGCTTCGACGACGAGCAGGTCCTGCGGGCGCTGGGCGTCCGCACCTCGGTGGCCGCGCTGCTGGACGAGCCGGGCGGCGCCGCCGAACTGCTGGACCGCCTGGCCGACCCGGACCTTCCCGTGACGTCCGCCCAACTGCACGGTCTGTACGGTGCGTTGGCCGACCTCGACCCCGAGCAGGTGACCCTGCCGGACGACGTGCGCGCCGTGGTGGACGGCAAGGTGACGGTCGTGGACGCGGCCGACGCCGTCGTCGTCGACTCCCCCGACCTGCTGCCCTTCACCTCCGGTATGCCCCTGCTCCCCGTACGGCCGTCACGGGCCGCCGAACTGGCCGAGCTGTTCCAGGTGCGAAGGCTCAGCGAGTCGGTGACCGGGGGCGTGGACTCGCAGGGCACGGAACACGACGTACCGGAGCCGGTACGGGTCCTGCTCGGCCCGGCCACCCCCTCGTCGTACTTCGAGCACGAGGAACTCGTCGTCGACGGCGTCGAGCTGGACTGGCGCCGCACCCGCGACGGCGTACTGCACGCCTCCACCCTGGAAGGGGTCGCCGCCGGGCTGGCCTGGGCGGCGGGGCAGTGGCCGCGCCGCTTCGAGGTGGCCGCGCTGCTCGAAGACCCGTCCCGGACGGCGGAGTTGGCCCGGGACCGCTGGTTCGACTGA
- a CDS encoding calcium-binding protein has product MGKTLRKRATLGVAVTGALALTALAAPAAQADDHIGDTRISNVSVNGGKAVVVGAKASKTVTLKFTVTDNSGHRTASAYLYRGQTVETSESIIASNKDPISCKKVTSSKYNCSATFTFKPGYDVINSVAGTWKTTVLAQAKDYDYYIKDNAKSFKVLRASQLAPANAAPEPVAKGATITITSKLTRANWNTNVNGALSGQPVQLQFKKSGTSTYKVVKTVNSASTGDVSTTVKASADGTYRYVFAGTSTTAGSTATGDTIDVQ; this is encoded by the coding sequence GTGGGGAAAACATTGCGTAAGCGCGCCACTCTGGGCGTCGCCGTCACCGGCGCCCTGGCTCTGACCGCCCTCGCCGCTCCGGCCGCGCAGGCCGACGACCACATCGGCGACACCAGGATCAGCAATGTCTCCGTCAACGGAGGCAAAGCCGTCGTCGTCGGTGCCAAGGCCAGCAAGACGGTCACGCTCAAGTTCACCGTCACCGACAACTCGGGCCACCGGACGGCCAGCGCGTACCTGTACCGCGGCCAGACGGTTGAGACCTCCGAAAGCATCATCGCGTCCAACAAGGACCCGATCAGCTGCAAGAAGGTGACGTCGTCCAAGTACAACTGCTCGGCGACCTTCACCTTCAAGCCGGGCTACGACGTCATCAACTCCGTCGCCGGTACCTGGAAGACCACGGTGCTCGCCCAGGCCAAGGACTACGACTACTACATCAAGGACAACGCCAAGTCCTTCAAGGTCCTGCGCGCGAGCCAGCTCGCGCCCGCCAACGCCGCCCCGGAGCCCGTGGCCAAGGGCGCGACGATCACCATCACCAGCAAGCTGACCCGCGCCAACTGGAACACCAACGTGAACGGTGCTCTCAGCGGTCAGCCGGTGCAGCTCCAGTTCAAGAAGAGCGGCACGTCCACCTACAAGGTGGTCAAGACCGTCAACTCGGCCTCCACGGGCGATGTGTCCACCACGGTGAAGGCGAGCGCCGACGGCACGTACCGCTACGTCTTCGCGGGCACCTCGACCACGGCAGGCTCGACCGCCACGGGCGACACCATCGACGTGCAGTAG